The Magallana gigas chromosome 6, xbMagGiga1.1, whole genome shotgun sequence genome includes the window gcagatgcttgaaatttttacacactatttgtataggcatgccatattgtgggatacatttttgtaccaattggacatcaacttcctgttaaatgagtactttgtttatttaagccaaaattttcaaacaaattttcctcaaagatttctcagcaactgtttatcgcagatgcttgaaattttaacacactatttgtttaggcatgccatattgtgggatatatttctgtaccaatcagatgccagctttctgttaaatgtcgactttgcttattttgcatattcacatcagagcgggggtatcactagtgagcattggctcacagatatcttgtttatgTGTAGGCTGCACATGGGAATAGTATCATTAATTTTCGGAGTTTAAGATTGGATCTCTATTATGAACCGTTTTTTTACCATTGCTGAACATGTTCTAAAGAAACCTGGGCTTGGTTTCACAAAAGTATCATAAGATTTGTCATAAGACAGATCTTAAGATTGTCATAAGATCTGACTTATGACAATCATAAGATCTATCACTTGCGTTTCACAAAACAATCTTAAGTGTTATAAATCTTAAGATATGTTTATACttgtatatactttttaaacatatacaaCTTTTAATGCGATACGTTAAAAAAGATGCGCTCACTCTgggattattttcatttcattatttatctattaatattttgatttttaaaacatattcaacttatctaaacaattttcatatgttttaccttaagtttttaaaaatatacttaatTGCATTTATTGCTGTATTCATAAGACaatagtggggtttttttttggaagtaaggGAATTGTTGTCTTGctatactagtatacaatgtACGCATGTggaatacaattttgaaaaaaaaatattaaaatataaaattttaacagaaaataagagatataaaatatattgtaatcaTATCATTACAAGTAATGTGATCCGCCCCTGCCTTTGTGTCTATTcaagaaacaagaggcccatgggccacatcgctcacctgaggaacaataggtatgataaaatcagctcaatggagtcataatacaaactatctggacaatatacaataattcatgtaaatcctgtataaataaaatccattttcccctggatattctaatgtttataatcattagtcccttttctaacaggatgattttatagtcatatcatgtgttgagtattgcagttctcaaaaagatccctaacaatagtttatttatgggatataaacgtacagtaAACTctcaaccttctcgtgaggccaacgAATTGTCCTgaggccaaagtcttaacaattataaagaatcatctggctgattagtttctgagaagatttttaaagatttaccctataaattcctttgttaaactttgaccccccccccattgtggccccaccctacccctggggatcattattttcacaactttgaatctacactacctgaggatgctttcacacaagttccagctttcctggctgaataatttactaagaagatttttaaagatgactctgtttattcctatgtaaaacatcgacctcccatcgtggcccaaacctacccccaggggtcatgcttttcacaaatttgaatcttcactaactgaggatgcttccacacaagttttagctttcctggctaattagtttctgagaagaagatttttaaagatttactgtatataatcatatgtttaacttcaatcccccattgtggccccaacctacccccaggggtcatgattttcacaactttgaatcttcactacctgaggatgcttccacacaagttccagctttgccttcgaattagttactgagaataagattttaaaagatttactgtatatattcctatgttaaacttcgatcccccattgtggcccaaccctacccccgggggtcatgatttttacaactttgaatttacactacctgaggatgcatccacacaagtgtcagctttcctggctgattagtttctgagaagaagatttttaaagattaactgtgtatattcctatgtaaaacgtcgatctcccattgtggcccaaacctacccccgggggtcatgattttcacaaatttgaatcttcactacataaggatgcatccacacaagtgtcagctttcctggccaattagtttctgagaagaagatttttaaagatttactttttatattcatatgttaaacttcaaccctccattgtggccccaccctatccccaggggtcatgattttcacatctttgaatctacactacctgaggatgcttccacacaagtttcagctttcctggccgattagtttctgagaagaggatttctaaagattttatatattcatttgttaaacgtcgacccccccattgtggccccattctcaggtgagctaaaaaggttaagtttacaattcaataagttggtttctggaaaaacagattttgaaaattttcgtaataaatattgacaattattttactttttaaagcgctaagcatagctcagccctttattgtcgttagacttcaacttccggtacatcgaataaccgccccctctaagcaaaagtatacatcatttaaactggttagggaaccagtttcagaggtttatgcacataactgcacgggctattgtgaatctaatttacgggttattgtgaaattaatgtacggggcttacatacatcattgcagggactgtcatgcagtgatgaggaaatatagtgcgtatacagaagctgaaatgctatatacatatatctgttatatacatacagaagctgggttagcgcttttcagtactatcagtactttgatttaatctttagcttttaagatctgtgtacaaacatagaattgctAGCAattctctgtatcttgcttataattcgaagcaaacactcaaaaatggttagtaaatagaaattgttaacaagtaaacacaagaaacatgcactacatgtataacaaataaagaacacaatttattttttcgaaatgaatcatatatatacatgtatatacctacatactTCCGTAaacgatatcaaactctatttaaactgaataaactagagaaaatgccgagcatcttaacaaaaacctattgcattaatctaccattacgcaaaaagtaatgccgaattaccgatagaatgaattgtatttcagtactcctacatcagattttgcttaatttgcgcaggtaaacagttaacgtaactgtttgatttaccgaagtctctgtttgatttgatacgtaaaaatcacgaaatacagaccacagtttccaggttacaaagcataaataatgaaaacgaaacgaaaatcagaacaagctaacatcaacgtcatgtgtgaaaactgtcaacgcattgaaatatttagcctcaatttacttcacaaaatcggcaccaatatatttttcatgtttcaaaaatttcccttcatacgcgaactgttgcacaacaagcaaattcatcatagtcagatcgaccctttttcgtataatgtcatggctgctttaaacaaagaacctcgttttagaagtatggaatacgagtcttggtaaaatgggtaagcaaaaccgggccgtggcaaaataaaagccggggcagatcggcaatcttcaattccaaatacgcattattttgcagcaatatttacagcaaatacaaatatactggtccatcaaatatcctgaaattttaatgagattggcagattaataactgcttatcttttgttttgcccaggccaagtcttgtctacccattttaccggatgccgaatccaAGGCTATTGActtgattgaaacacgcctttcctttattattattttcgtaataactctgATTTGAAACAgtattagaccttaatttttgcaatttatattttccttcccataaggataatttatgctaaactacgttgaattggaatcagtagttcttgagaagaagatttttaaaaatgcacccccctttttctacagtttcaaggttttctccgctttgaatacagatcggacttttatttctgcaatttatattcgccctcccataaggatgctttgtgccaaatttggttgaaattggataagcggttttagagaagaagttcaaaatgtaaaaagtttacagacggacagacagacggacggacggacggacgacggacaaaaagtgatcagaatagctcacttgagctttcagctcaggtgagctaaaaaaccaaAGCATGATGTTTGAATGCACTCAGTTGTGACCAGTAAGCGGGTAGGAAATCGAAAGTCCGTGCGGTCAGAAAAACGACATTAAGTGAGCTCGGGGATGGCAAAGAGGTGTCCAAATTTTTCGGCTGCAGAAATATCTGTTTTAACAGATGAAGTTGAAAGTAAGAaagatattcttttttcaaaacaaaactccACTGTCTCAAATGCTTTAAAGCGAGATGCATGGACAGAAGTGGCATTAAAAGTGAATGCAGTAAATACAACAGGGTACGTCAGGACGGAGAAGAAACGAAGAAGTGGATTTGCTTGAGCAGTGAAAGTAGGAAAAAACTAGCCTTGAATAGGAGAGAGCAGAGAAAGACTGGAGGGGGGTGTTTGCCATCAGAAGCTACACTACGACCCATAGATGAGAAGATAGAGGGAATTATCGGAGAAACTTCCATATCCGGAGTTGAAGGTGGCATTGATGTCCTAGACTCTTCTACGACCACGGATGCATTATTAGCACCCCCAAGCAACATGACAGATGCCTCAATAGGTACAAAATGTAATTACATGGCTTTTTTTTTGTGCACTAAGTTATTTTTAAACACGCATCTTTTACGTGGAATATCTActataattttatattctaaATACTTAAACaagttaaattaatatttacattgtttTGCATTGTATATAGAAAGATGtatcgataatttttttttttacagaatgcCAACCTTCCGTTGAAAACTCGCGATTAAGCAGAAAGGGCACAAAAAGAACCGTTAGTACTAGTGAATCGCAGCAAAGGGATGACCTCATGACGAGACTTGTGACAGCAGAAGAGGAAAGGCTGAGTATTGAGAAAAGAAGACTTGAGATAGAGAAAAGAAGACTTGACACCGAGGAGAAGCGTCTCAAGATTGAGGACCGGCGTCTTGCGGTTGATGAGCAACAGCTTCAGATACAGCGTGAGCAGCACTCGCTTTACCTGTGTCAACTCGGAATAGTAAATAATGCCACCCTCAATGTGCCTTTGACTGAAAATGAGTAATAGATTAAAAATATGTGTTTGATTCATTTTATATCTTGTTCATTAAGCATCCCTTAATaagaataataaatatacatgaatacaCATTTCAAACCAATTAATCCAATAAGTGAACAAACTTGTTTGTTACAGGTTCAATTTTAAAGCGGAATAAGGAATCATACACAATAATGTCTTCATGGTTTTAGGAAAAAATTCACTGAAATTATACGAATTCTTTCTCCGAACTAAGGTCCTAAAATCGAGTATGGATAAGTCTTCGACGAACCTCCATCCCATCGTTATTTGGGCCTTGATACACATAGTTGTCTGGCGGAATAAATCGATTTCCCCGGGGGTTCTGTGGGCGTGGTGCTGGTACATGGTTATTAATACACATATTATGTAAAACCGCACAAGCTGTAATGATTCGGCATGCTCTTGACGGATGAAAGAGAAGTGTTCCCCCGGAAAGGTCGATGCAACGAAAACGCATCTTTAGGACCCCAAAACTtctttcaattgtatttctcgTCCTGGTATGGGCCTCGTTATACGCTTCTTCATGGGGGTTACTTGGGTTCATGACAGGggtcaacaaatattttttcaagggGTATGCACTGTCTCCAAGTAACCACCCTCTATTCATGCCACCACTCTCAAATAAATCACATAGCGTAGAATTTGTCCACACAAAAGCATCGTGTGATGAACCAGGCCATCTAGCAACTAAGTTGGTGAATTTCAAACTTGCATCACAAACTGCCATAACGTTTATAGAGTGAAAAAATTTTCGGTTGACAAAAAGATGTTCGTCATCTTTTGGAGCTTTTATAGGAATGTGAGTTCCATCTATGGCACCAATGACATTAGGGAAATTGGATATGCGGGAAAAGCCCAGTATGGTGTCATTTATGCTTCTGTCATCGCGTGGAAATCTTACATAATTTGGGCTTAAAGTTACAAGTGCTGATGTTACAATATTTACAATTCTTGACACACTAGCTTTGCTTATACCATGGACATCCCCGTTAACAGCCTGGAAGTTCCCACTGGCATAAAATCTGAGTGCCACCATGACTTGCAGGGATGGGGGTATGGCATGGGACCTACCGGTCAGGTGTTCCAGATGGACCCTGAGCTCCCCACATAAATCTAGTATCAGAAAACGCGGTAGTCGAAACTTATGTATGATATCTACGTCGTCCATATAGTCCAAGGGATTATTTCTATCTCTAAACACCCGTTCTCTTCTTAATTGTCTTCTGTTTTGAATCAAAACAAAGGCCGCCGCCATTTTAAGTTTGGACTTATGACATGAATATGGTTGTCTTAAAATTAAGACGGATCTTATGATAATCATAAGATATGACAGTTTTGTGAAACAGCAGTGATGAAAACTTATGACAAAGTTTGGTCCTAAGACAGATCTTAGTCATAAGATTgttttgtgaaacgggcccctgggTTAATCAAATTCATAAACGGCAAGGcaaaattttcaatacaaatttttctgtgaacattaaaaaaaataatttcatgtgAATTCCACCTAAAAATATATTCTCAAATTACCTGACAATCAaccaattttcatttgataataatttaaGTAACATCAcggaaaattaaacaaaatgtcgATTCAACGAAATTAACGTGAAATCAAATGAATTTCATTGAAAGATTCACTCTATTTTACTTGCAGGCGCGTAGCTAGGCGTACGCAAGTGCTTCCACTTCattttcactaaaaaaaaatataaataaataaacacattttaatagaaataaaataaaacttaaacaaTGCTGGTTGATTAAAACTTTGCTATAGGACTAAAAATTAAACTAAACTATATAAATAATTCCGGAATTTTATATACTCTATCGATTAGTTTTACAATATACAGTATTTGCGTTCATTTTATCCGGTATAACTTTAATGTTAAGAGAACAtgtttcaaaaacaacaaaaaattaccgATTTCTTCGGAAAGCCTAAAACATCCGAAGAATCAACTGCAACAAAGAGTTTGCCCAGTTCAGAAAAAATTCAGAAACtgttaaatgtacatttgataattttcctgaCTCCCAAGGCCCCGACTATCCGGATCGACTTATTTCAAACAAGCGACACCGATTTCTAAGACCAAGCTCCTTACTGAACATGGGAGTCGGCTTTTAAGTTTGACTTTCCGTTCAGgtaaggaaaataaaaatatatataagttttttttataatagattgattttttgatttttcattgatatttttgaatgaaaaatgacaatgacgaactattaaatgaaattgatgAATAGAAACCAAATAAGATAAACAACAATACATTTGTCAGCCTGCAGCGCTAGTGAAATATATTATTCGTACAATTTACCTCAATCACCTACAGAAAATATGAGGATAATATGAGGTGtgagctttttttttaattctaaagaaGTACGGGGTACAAAGAGTAAACTAGGGAAAAATGGAATTAGCTCGGAAAGCATACATGGATGAAATATTCTATGTCTTGTGATGCAGTTTATTGTGCTCCATGTGTTCTGTTCGGCAGTCAACGTAATGATGCCAAAGAACGAACATTCACACAACTAAGTCCCGTCACTGACTGGtccaattttaaaagtaaatacgtATCCAGGCACTTATCGGAAGGCTCTAGTCACCACGATAACGTCAGAGCCAGCGAAAGGTTTCTGGGAATGCAGGAAACCGGGAAAGCTGACATCATGGGACAACTTTCAAGCTATCATCAGGAAGTAATTGAAAGGAATTGTCACATTCTAGGTGATATCATTAAGGCGTTTCTTTTTTGTGCTAGACAAAACATAGCAGTACGGGGACGTACAGGGCAACTTTCCTGTCTAACTCTATTTACAGGCACAGAAAGACCCAATTTTGGTTGCACATTTAGAGTCAGCAGACATTAAGGCTAAGTATACATCTTCCATGATACAAAATAAACTTTAAGACATCTGTGCAGACCAATTCAGAAAAGGGATAGTTGATCGCTGTAATGCTGCCAGTTTTTACGGTTTTATTGCAGATGAAGCAACAGACTGTTCCACAAAGGAATAGACTGCATTGTGTGTgagatattttgataaagaataaGGAAATACTGGTTAAGAGTTTATTGGATTTCAGGAAGCTGAAAGTACTACGAGTGAACGTCTTGCTAATAAATTTATATCATCATTAGAGGAATACGGCATAGTCATTGATCGTATGCGGCGTGGACAGGGATATGATGGGGCAGCTAATATGGCTGGCAAGCATAGAGGTGTCCAGGCAAATATGAGAGTGAGTACCTAAAGCTACCTACACTCATTGTCGTGCACATTCACTGAACGTTTCAGTTGTTCGAATTCATGCTTGAAAAGAACCACTTATTCGGAATCTGATGGATACAGTGCAGACAATCTCTTTTGCATTCGATTACTCGGCTAAAcgtttaaaacagtttaacgaATCTTTATCGAATGACAATCCAACAAAGGAGCAAATGGAACGCAAAACGAAACTCCCAAACTTTTTGTGAGACCAGGTGGTTCTCTAGGGTCGATGCATTAACTACATTTAAGAAATGTTATAATGTCATTATCGATGCTCTAGAGGAATTGTCTGAGGACGGAGCTCGAGACGCTAAAGCAAGGAGTTATGTATGTTCAATAAACCATTTTGATTTTCTCATAGCTCTTGGTACAGTTACATCTGAACACGTTCTTACTCCCCTTAATCCCCTCTCAGCAGTTCTACAGGGACGCAGGATGTAGGAGGCCGCAAAGGAGAGCAAAACCGTGATTTCTTTGCTGAGTGCAGAGCGTGTTAATGATGATGTGTGTGATGGTATATTTGAAGAAGCTGTAGCTATGGGAGTCCGAAATGATGTTCAGCCTTCGGTACCAAGGTTTGCTAGACGACAATGCCACCGAGGAAACGTTCCAGGAGATACTCCATCAGAGTACTGGAAGCGAAATCTATATCTACCATTCGTAGATCATCTTGTCAAAGAATTGAACGATCGTTTAGTTCAAAACGAAAATCGATTCTCTGCACAATACTTACTTCCTTCTCAAATAGGAAACATCACAAGGGCAAAATTGACAGAACTTTATGACACTTTTGGGGAGGACTTGcccgcaaataaaaaaaacgagTTTCAACGAGAGGTCGACAGGTGGAGGGCGCGATGGACTGATGAACAGGTAAAACCCGAAACTTTTGGCGAGACTTTGGTTTCAATCAAGGAACTCTTGTTTTATCCAAACATCTTCAAATATTTGGAAATGCTTGCATGTATGCCCGTAACTTCAACAACCGCAGAGCGCTGTTTAAGCGCCATGCGTCGCCTGAAGACATAccttaagcccctttcacaattggcgcacgagcactttacaacactttgcgaCCGGAATATTTTAGATTTGCACGAGGTCtctcatacgttgcacgagctctcgcattcgttgcatgcgttttagtgCTCGCATCATGTCTCCTCAAAATAGTaaacatgcacactattcagacgcgaccgaatgcgatccaaatcaccgcagtgcaacgcacgaacactagtacgaacgttttacaacgttgtGTGTACTTgcaagagtgatgcacgatttttaaaggtcgtaAGATGAATCGCAGTTGTTAATGCGTTTATTGTGCGACCATGAGAATGTTGCTCAACATGCTCGAGTtgtcttgcaacgttttactatcattgcacgacttatcagtAATATGACATGCTTTGCcactagtatatataccctgtataagcatCTCTGTTGCAGACCACAAttcaacaatatacatttattgcatgatgatgatgattagggaaatatgaagatttatttctccaagaaaaatcatattttcccAGGGCATCGCCCGCGGGAAATAAGTTTttctgggggaataaatcttcattttcCCTGAACACTAATGCAATAAACgaacaacatatgattatacaaaatacgttaatttctaaaattgtttgattgtttgatttcctctgttactctcatttttctttgataatttcgaatcatagatagttaagttggttttgtaatatatagagaatcagaatgatttaaatatttttgatttaatcatacttGTCTACATCATGTGCTCATATCGGCTTTTTCATTCGTATGAAATcgccctgtcacgtgactttctagacccataaaatataatagaataatcatattgaggtattataataaatgctgctgcatctctgtttcttcttgggCGGCATATTCTCTCGCTTGCAACTATGTCTATTGAAGAGCGTCGGAAATgggcggtatatataccccatcTGACTCGCACGAGCCttcgtaccatggaacgcatgATCGCACATCCAAtcgcattggcgcacgttcaatcgtccgatcacctggtctctcgcgcgatcctatcgcattatctttcaacagtcgctttcattgtaaaacagtcgcatatagacgtaagatatatcgcaagatttaatgaatttacatcgcacaacgcttGCTTATATCGTGCGAATTTCGTACGAATACGTTTTTcaaatgcgattatttcggcaacagtttacgattcatatctaattttatcggtcgcacgaatattcagtcgcttctgctcgtgcgccaattgtgaaag containing:
- the LOC117691641 gene encoding putative nuclease HARBI1, which produces MDDVDIIHKFRLPRFLILDLCGELRVHLEHLTGRSHAIPPSLQVMVALRFYASGNFQAVNGDVHGISKASVSRIVNIVTSALVTLSPNYVRFPRDDRSINDTILGFSRISNFPNVIGAIDGTHIPIKAPKDDEHLFVNRKFFHSINVMAVCDASLKFTNLVARWPGSSHDAFVWTNSTLCDLFESGGMNRGWLLGDSAYPLKKYLLTPVMNPSNPHEEAYNEAHTRTRNTIERSFGVLKMRFRCIDLSGGTLLFHPSRACRIITACAVLHNMCINNHVPAPRPQNPRGNRFIPPDNYVYQGPNNDGMEVRRRLIHTRF